CCCAGACCGGCTGCCTGGATGCCCGCCACGCAGGCCGCCTCATCGGCATCAGAGGTGTCACCGGAGATGCCAACGGCCCCGACCAGGAGCCCGGAGGAATCCCGCACGAGCACGCCGCCCGGCACCGGGACGAGTGCCCCGCCCACGGCATTGGTCACGGAGGCGACGAAATACGCCTGCTGTTCGGCGCGCGCCATGATCGCGCGAGAGCCCATGCCGAGGGCGAGCGCGCCGTAGGCCTTGCCGTGCGCGATCTCGAAGCGCTTGATGGAGGCACCGTCCTCGCGCTCGGCGGCCAGCAGGTGACCACCCGCATCCAGTACGACGACGGTGAGCGGCTTGAGCCCGGCTTGCTGCGCGTGGGCTCGGGCGGCGCCCACGATGGTGCGGGCCATCTCAAGGGTGAGGTTCATGTCGGGAAGTTTCTCAGGTCGATCGACTGGGCGAGCTGTGCGACTGACCCGGTCCGTT
The DNA window shown above is from Sporichthyaceae bacterium and carries:
- a CDS encoding heme-binding protein, whose translation is MNLTLEMARTIVGAARAHAQQAGLKPLTVVVLDAGGHLLAAEREDGASIKRFEIAHGKAYGALALGMGSRAIMARAEQQAYFVASVTNAVGGALVPVPGGVLVRDSSGLLVGAVGISGDTSDADEAACVAGIQAAGLGAQVD